The genomic region aaaatggCTTCTTCAGCAATTTACCATGCTCGTTCAATCAGTTTACCATCCAGGCCTCATCCTGTTGCAGAGCAACTCGATGAGCAGTTGAGCCGATTGAGGTCATCTCAATCTACATCTACTTCTTCATCATCCGTGAGCAACGCTCTAAACGGCCTAAAAGATTTGTATTCCTCTGTTGATGAATTTCTTCAACTACCCCTTAATCAGCAAAACCTATCTCAAACCCAAAGCACTACATTGGTTGACCATGTGTTAGATGGATCCCTAAGGCTCCTAGACATTTGCAGTGCATCTAGAGACGCACTCCAATTGTCTAGGGAACGCCTCCAAGATGTACAGTCAGCCCTCCGAAGAAGGTGCAGTGGCGAATTAAGTATCACCAGTGAGGCTATTGAGTATTTGAACGCACGAAGATCAGTCAAGAAAGCCATGAAGAAGTGCTTGAAAAATCTGAAACTAGCAAATGAAATAAAAGACGAGGCTAATGTATCAGTCACCTTGCTAAAAGATGTTCAGGCAGTGACAGCTGATACATTCCAGTCCTTGGTGTCTTACATTTCTGGTTCACGGAAAAGTGGATGGTCAGTTGTCGCAAAATTGATCACCAAGAATAACAACAAAGAAGTGGCAACCAGCAGTGAATTTGAGGCTGTTGATGCAACTCTCAACTCATTCATCTGTCAGAAGAAAAGCGGGATTACTTCATCGCAAATAGAGAATTTGAGAAGTCAGATGTTGAAATTAGAGACAGAAATCCAAGATGTTGATGAAGCATTAGAGTGTTTGTTTAGGAATCTTATTAAAACTAGAGCAACTCTTCTCAACATCTTTAGTTACTAGATTCAGAACTTAACTAGTGTACAGAAAATTCATATGTATATGATACTTCTACATAAATTGCAAATACAAGAACAATCTTGCCTATATTGATGTCTTATTTTCCATACGTTTCGAATCACATTTAATGCAAAGATgattaaaatttaaaaattgtatTAAAATCTGTTCAAGTAAACCTAGACACAGCCAAGCAATCTTTCTCAGCAATGAGATCAGAAAACCTGTATGGTTTCCTTGTTGACGGGTTACAGGCGCGCAGAAAATGCAATGACAAACTCAGAATAATATTGAACGCGCACATTGATATTACGTGTATTTCTTTTTCCTAGTCGTCCTTGAGGACCTTGAGTACGCGGCtgaggatgatgatgacaacCAGAATCAATCCATGTGAAGATGGCACTGGATAGTCTTTGAAAATTTAAACCAGTTGTCATGATTCCATCTACCTATGAAAACTCGGACAATTTGTATTGAAAATAGAACTTAAACTCTTGCATGTTCTCCTACTGTGAAGCACCCACCTTAAGTATTGGATCATGTTGGCATTGGCAACCTGACATTCAGCTCTTATCCCGAGAGTTCATTAACATGGTGATCCTTTGTGCGCGTCATGTTTGAGCATGGATCATGCTAATCTTGAGTAAAGCACACAAGAAGGACCTAATGTATGACAAAAGATATCAAAAAGGACCTAAACTATAATTCTGAGGCTTTAAGGACCTCAATCCCTACTTTCCGTTAAGTAGGTATTGAGGTCCTTAAAGCTTCATAGTTAACGGAAAGTAGGGATTAAGGTCCTTAAAGCTTCACAATTATAGTTTAGGTCCTTATTGCTATCTTTTGTCATACATTAGGTCCTTCTTGTATGCTTTACTCTGCTAATCTTCCCGGTACCTTTCCAATTTTTATCTGGATGTCCATGTGGTCAGAAACTCATATTGTATAGACTATGGAGTAAACAATTATTGGTCCATACCGCCGCTTGATTATTGGAGAAGACAGTGACGAAGCTGCACGAGGGGTTAGCCAGATAATCAAACTAATCATggtaattgatggggcatattctgcaccgctgaccaagtcaacatattgagcaaggtcaaagatatccacagcaagtcaacgacttagacagcctagccgatgcagcccatcggccggtcaagcctgggtctcggcatggcaacctgccagccgggacacatacccgcgtactcacatccaagacccctcggcggtgggtcaaccaggcccgccggcctgccataggtccctcggccgaggggtagatcagtctttccacctgctggccacttggccacttggccactacgtgacaaaaggtgaagtctataaatactcctcaaccttcattgaggaaaggatcccgaTCCAGAAATatacaacttaacctaaatacactattcatctggtataatcttccttatctctctacaatatatacctaaccaattagcatacaacttatacatctaagtttactgacttgggcgtcggagtgggtacgcttggctcaaagtcaagccctcagttcgttcattgttgcaggagaggccgagaggaatgattaagaccaagggagaatccaactcaagacatcattcaacaagccacgggtggtaactatacttgctctggaattacgcccggaacaattggcgccgtctgtggggaaagacactagaagctagtcacattcattcccgaaaaaaaaaaaaaaaaaaaaaaacacacaaaaacccacccaaaaagctaagaagatgtcgaaacaacaagacgcagtcgtgaccgacgaaaccgcgttccaccaggatgataccttcaacaattctggagtcgtgcagccctccaccggcggggtaatccaaccggagttcgggatgccgataataccagacacgccgctgccagccaaccaggtcaccatcatggggcatgtggttgacatagcaaagctgaaaatggtcctggacctaattagtaatacgtctgctcacactgtcacgccgacaagagcggcggaaactgtccaggagaccagggcccaaaatgtgactccgagaaatttgaacggagcactaggagaagctgacccagcaaagtcgccgggggagcccaaagtgggcgtggtagacctaagtccttcccgtactCGTGGGAGGACggcgtccccgcaacacgaacgaggcataccccaaaggagcagaggagtccgactcggcgagttggagaagaactccaagtcgaagaaggagcccctcccgctacgaggagagaagccgggttaggaatgcgaggagccgatcgccacgtgtcatccGGCATGTGATCGACGACCCCTCGGCgccacgtcctagaagtccaggtgccaactaagctcaagttgccgcccatatcatacaaaggggaaggtgatccggccgaccacgctgaggctttcgagtctcacatgtcggtatgggagcagcccgatgaagtgtggtgccgagttttcccgacaacgttgcatgggatggctcaaagttggtacaaggggcttcccgacggctcggtgtactactacgccgacctaagggacgcctttttagcccagtactcttgcaacaagagaagggccgtggagacatcggacctcctaactatcaaacaggagggaggcgagtctctaagaagctacatgaagaggttcgacggaaaggtccaacagattcgagagattaatcccgaactggcggccttcgcgctgatgaagggcctcccaaggggagatttaaaaaatgaactcatcaagtgcggaggcctgggcttggacgccgccaggaaaatggccgaccaggccatcaaagtagaagactatcacaagacgtgGTTAGGCCCCAACGAgcccgagcactcagaaaagaaaagccgccgggaggacaacctggatgagagacgccgtgacaacaatagGGCAACGGTCGACAAACCGCCAGAGACGGGACTCGACGCcgccggggagttcgggagcGTACTACAAAAACGGTACAACGATCACACCCCCCTAGTCATGTCGGCCGCCGAGGTATTCGCTCCGAGCAAGGGCGaaggccagaagtgggaaaggccccctaggccgaggagtgacggtgacacgagccgatcgtgagtaccacggccacaccggacacttaaccaacgactgccgacatctgaaggacgccattgaagagctgatccggaaggggagcctcgacaaatatgttgccaaaggccagaAACCGAATGCCGACGGGTCAAACAgcaaatccgtcttcgaacggataggagtaatccatgctaTCATCGAGGGCAACGGGAATGGTGGGTccactcatgggcacaaacgacacctgaatgAACCGTGCCAGACCATcgactttgtgcccaacacagccactcccgcttccaacatccccgatatgaccattgggaagaaAGACTACGAGAGAGTCGTCGCtcttcacagcgacccacttacggtccacctagacatagccaaccacttggtgaagaggtgcctgattgacacaggcgcctacacaaacattatgtacagagaatgctttcttaGCCTCGGTCTGAGAATCGAAGATTTGAGCCCTCGCACCAACCCGCCGTCTGACTTTTCTGGGggtcggcctggtacccctggggtcggtcagactgccggtgaggttcggcgagggaactGCAGCCAGGAACGTTATGTCTGAATTCATAGTCATCGACGTCGCATCAGCCCACAACgtgctcataggccgggtcactttgagtgagACCGACGCCGTAATTTCCATCCGGGCCTTGACGTtgatatacgtctcggaccggggggaagcgcataagctcgccTCAAAGAACGAGAAGGAAcccggcgtatgggagatacacactaacggcccttccacgacggATAGCTCGAAAGCCAGCATCGTTATCATTAGCCCGAACGGAGATGTGTTTGAGCACGCTTTGGAGCTCACCTcctcgacctcaaacaacgaatgcAAGTATGAGGCAATGATAACCGAGTCGGGCTAGCTTAACCGCCAGGGGCGTAACACGTCGTGGTAAAAACAAATTCGCTCTTAttgaccaaccagatcaaaggagagtacaaggctcgggactataggacgacgaggtatctagagagggtgagagccggcgcttcaaaattaaaatccttccagatacagcacACTCCCAGGCCCGAGCACGACCGAACCATTAGCAcggtcgaaggagcagagaccgaagaggtggagattgaccgtgccgcaccgtaaccgtcggtgccaacctggaaccaaaatttgAGCCAAACTCCTGGACTCgctaaggaaaaacaaagacgtcttcgcctactcagcggccgagatgccgggtCTGAACCGGGAGGTGAttattcacaagctgaacgtactccccaccgctcgccctgtcaagcaaagaatgaggaactcctcagccgagaaagacgaggccatcaaaaccgaggtagacaaactacttacggcgggctttattatgccttgcacctacccggagtggttagccaatgttgtgatggtaaagaagtcatcgggggcatggagaatgtgtgtagactttacccaacttaataaagcatgccccaaagattgttaccccGCGCACGGATAGACAGCTTAATCGatgccacggcaggctacaccatgctgagcctgctagacgccttctcgggatatcaccaggtttttatggctgaggaagacatgcctaaatgcgcatttatcaccgctaacggcacatacatgtacaaaatgatgacGTTCGGTctgaaaaacgccggcgcaacgtatacaaggctggtggacaaagtgttccaaaatcaaaaagggcgaaacattgaggcctacgtcgacgatgctattgtgaaaagcaagtccgacagcgagcacctggccaatttacacgaaacattttgttcactaaggaaatacaagatgaagctcaacccaatgaaatgcaacggGGTCCGGCGGGGAAAATTCCTCGGAGTACTTGTCGGTGCGgaggcatcgatgcaaatccGGACAAAATCCAAGAAATCCTAGACTGCCggagccaaggaatcgaaaagaggttatgatcttTGACCAggaagaatggcggctctcgcccgtttcatctctcggtcagccgacaagagcaccccattcttcaaagtgttgaaagggaataaagacttcagctggggggaggaacagagcacggctttcaaacaactgaaagctcatcttcagactctcccaactctgtccaggccgatgctgggggagacgctatacctatacatagcagttacctcggccacggtcagtgcagtgatcatcagggaagaagacaagcagcaacacccaatctactttgtcagccatacgctgttgcccgccgagagaaattacccactaatcgaaaaagcagccttcgccgtcgtcgttgccacaaggaagttaaaaccctacttcgacgcgcaccccgtgacggtcctaaccgatcagccgttagagaaagctttggaaaaattcgaacaatccggcaggctcatcaagtgggcagtggaactctccggcttcggcattcagtacaaaccaagaccttcgataaaggggcaagcacttgcagatttcctggccgaatgcacgtatcaagaagagccaaacccaggcgtatgggaggtctacaccgacggctcctccacgacgaacagctcaggagccggcatcctcatcatcagcccaaacggggacgatttcgagtacgccttgaaattcaccttctcggcctcgaacaacgaatccgaatacgaggcggtgataaccggggtcgagctagctaggggcACGGAGGAGAGCACATTGTGTTAAAGAGACTCaccgttggttactaaccaaatcgaggggagtttgaggctcgggacgacggaatggtaaggtacctagaaagggtaaaggccgacatagcgaaattgaagtctttccaaatccaatgcgttcccagatccgagaacaaccgggccgacgctctctccaaacttgccagctcaaccatcaagaacgtcagccgaaccgtgctggtagatatccggaatgcgaagagcatcactgagaccgacggcatggtgggcaacgtagaggccgagacaacgtggatgactccgataatgaaatacaaacttacggGTGAATTACtgggagggccgcaatccctcggccaaaatgaaacggatcgccgccaggtacttagtgttcgaaggagaacgtacggagaaggtccgtaataagaccacttttgaagtgtgtcggtccaacCGACGCAGAGCCGAGcatcgacagagattcacgaaggcatctgtggacaccacatgggggcaagaacgctagcccacaaagctctacgagccggctacttctggcccaccatgcttcaagattccagaacaaagaccaagaagtgcacgaactgtcagatgcatgccccggtaatacacgctccctccagggacctacaaccggtgcttagcccTCTTcccttcgcacagtgggggatggacatgctagggccattcccaacagcctccggaggaaggaagttccgATCGTCgttgttgattacttcaccaaatgggttgaagtccGTAGCAAAGCGATCGGCGAAGACCCACGGCGGCCGTCGAAAGGTaactgggaaaatgttataactcgtttcggattaccccaagttatagtatttgaccacggccgagagttcggAGTGACACGATAATGaattggttagaagagcttggtatcaagtttgcatactcctccgtccgccacccacaGCAACGgacggacaggcggaggcggccaacaaaacgatcctcaacggtttgaagaagacagtcgaagaccttaagggaaggtgggccgatgaactacccggcgtcctatggtcccttcgaaccacggagaaagaagcaacgggtacacctctttccacctagtctacggttccGGCGATCCccgcaattgaagcaacggtgccaacattgaacggctacctttaacttgattgaaaacgaggaaggcacgAGAGCTTCCTTAGACctagtcgaagaaagccgagatacagcacgcctcaacttggcagtatatcaaaaccggatgaaaagagcctacaaccgaagagtccacaagagGGACCTAAGggtgggagacctagtcctaagaaagtcggctgcCACTAACAAGGGAAACATTCACGGTAagctgacggccaactgggaaggtccctacaaagtggtcgaagagatgaggccgggtacatatcGGCTGACGGACATGGAGGGCGTGCCTTTGATGAgtcattggaacaccgacaacttaagaaagtactttgtatagcggcggaggtgtccaagcccattgtggacaccccaatgCGTAATCATAAcaaatgaagaatcacccaaattttccatcaaagtgcttgtcccctccataaGTTGCTACCGGTCAGCCACTcgaagaagaaacgtatactcagcgcagttgagacgcaagcccggcggtcaatatgcctacagttacgaatgctatcgagccataaccccgattacctcggccttagccgagagcgacggggacacaacgaccggtatgctagaagaaacgtatactcagtgcagttgagacgcaagcccggcggtcaatatgcctacagttacgaatgctatcgagccataaccccgattacctcggccctagccgagagcgacggggacacaatgaccgatacgcgctatcgagccataaccccgattacctcgcccttagccgagagcgacggggacacaatgaccggtatgctagaagaaATGCTAAAGACGTTAACACAGTTGAGAtgtgcattctaactgcctcggccatgccgacggtaaaaCGAAGACACTCAATTAAATAACGCAAAGAGACAAGTGAAGAATGATGATCAAAGTCCCGGCCAAAGCCAAggaccaaaagataaaactttaCTGAAAATAAGtgcaaggagagtacagacgacggccgtccccataaggacaGCCttaactctacctaccaaagctttacaaaaagcaaggaaacaaaaaaacaaaaggttacagacttggggatttgaagcgccaaaagatggcagggagagaaggctcaataattggcccccgaacagctaaagctatccgaaacgccaggtgagtctggtgacgaccgcccgtctccctatgctgttCGTTGTTGTCCTCCATCGCCAGCTAGGCGATCTCGGTGGGCGGCTCGAGAGGAGGGCTCGACATTCTCAAGTGCCTTTAGCGCGTCACCCTCCTTCACCTTGGCATCATAGACCGCCTTGGCCTCGGCAATATGAGCCGCCTttgccgcctccgccttctccgccTCCGCAGCCTCAGCCATCTCGTCCAAAAGCTGCTCAAATTTCtcccacgggaaagagccctcggggacgagcttccttattgcctccctggtcgcctcctcggcctggtcccggaattgagcgcacaTTTTGGGGAGAAGCTCATCTTGAAGCATTGCAATGTCTTTCTCCTTTTGGGCGACGGCAGCCTGCGCGTCCCGAGCGCCTCCGCTTTGGTTGTCGAACAGATCCTTCCACtgatccctcttggcaaccacggcgtcataagcacccttgtacctatcccgctcctccatcatcttggcagtcGCGCCATCAgcttcctcaactttggccctctcagCCCCCAGCAGCGTCTCAACCTCCTCCACGCGCTTCTTGGCGTAAAAGAGATCCGATTTAAACTTCGCGGCTTCCCCCTTTGCGGCGGAGAGGTCAAGTTTAAGCTTCGCCATCGGCGCACACGACTTGGGccatggttttctcctgctccgcgatataggagccggcttgttgggtccacttcgccagcctcttatacATTTTCacaccctccgccacaagctcggaggcagAGATCTTCTGAGCGGAGGAGTCAACAATGACATTTCCGTCACCCGCCTTCTCGATAGCCCTCTCGGGCTGCTTCCCTGATTGCCGTTCAATAAGAACGACGGACGCCGAGGGAGGATCTGCAAAAAATTtgcacaaagcatccatgtcaccttgcattgacacatcagaaagcCGGTCGTCTGGGATGTCCAGCGAaccagctaaatccgaaccacaagttagatccgtaccagtttggGCCCTTTTTGTTCGAGGGCCGGATGGATCGGTTTTCTCCCCGGCAACAACGGAAGGAGACGGTGGCTCTTTCCTCTTCTCCCCGACAACGGTAGAAGCAAGCGGTGGCTCCTTAGCAATGGTCACCGACCCCccggtaatatcaacgacctccacagGTTCCCTCTGAaccactggggtcgaagagggagcaGGCACAGACGCCGCCGTCGACCTGGTCGCAGCCTTTTTCGTTCTCtttggcacgcctccgagaacccttgCCTGGGCCGCCACCGGATCCACCCCTTTCAACTGCTTATCCATGAGCTCGTTGGGGGACGGTCTGCGATCGCGCAATTCAGCCGTAGGATGCTGCACAACGACCTTCCCTTCCTTGTCAAggcctaacctcttcaaggtactctcggacagatcctggccaaaccggtctgcaaaaaGAAAACCAAACAAGAATTACACGACAGGAATAGAGCATAGCTCTAaaaaacaggagcataacaggcaaaaatgggcctcacaccgaccctactcaccctggctgagggccggtatgaggccgacgtgacagagcagctcatcttgaagaataatctgagtcgggggc from Silene latifolia isolate original U9 population chromosome 3, ASM4854445v1, whole genome shotgun sequence harbors:
- the LOC141649847 gene encoding uncharacterized protein LOC141649847; this encodes MASSAIYHARSISLPSRPHPVAEQLDEQLSRLRSSQSTSTSSSSVSNALNGLKDLYSSVDEFLQLPLNQQNLSQTQSTTLVDHVLDGSLRLLDICSASRDALQLSRERLQDVQSALRRRCSGELSITSEAIEYLNARRSVKKAMKKCLKNLKLANEIKDEANVSVTLLKDVQAVTADTFQSLVSYISGSRKSGWSVVAKLITKNNNKEVATSSEFEAVDATLNSFICQKKSGITSSQIENLRSQMLKLETEIQDVDEALECLFRNLIKTRATLLNIFSY